Sequence from the Xenorhabdus nematophila ATCC 19061 genome:
TGATTATTGATTGTGTATATAAGGCCTTGAGAAATAAAAGTGAAGTTGAAAATTCGCTCAAAATTCTCGCTGACGCAGATCTCCTGTCAGGAGATTCTTCTGTTGTAAAGCAGTATGAGGAAAAATTAAGGAAGTATTTTAAAACCAAGCACGCTATTGCAGTGTCATCTGGTACGGCAGCATTACATGCAAGTTTAATGAATGTCATTAATCCTGGTGATGAGGTATTAGTACCGGCAATTTGTGTACCAATGACTGTCTCTGCAATATTGCAAGCAAGAGGCATTCCCGTGTTTTATGATTGCAAAGAAGGGTCATTTATTCCTGATATATCCTGCCTGACCAGAAGATTAACATCATCAAGCAAAGTCCTTATTACTGTATCTATGTGGGGATACAGGGCAATCGATAGTGAGATTGTCGGGTTTTGCAAAGAAAATAATATCGTGATTATTGAAGATGCAGCTCAATCAGCAGGCACATATTCATCACTGGGATACGAAGGAACTGTTGGAGATATCGGATGTTTTAGCACTCATGAATTTAAGCTTATAAGTACAGGTGAGGGTGGGTTTGTTTTAACTAATTCAGATAGCTATGCAGAAAAAATACGCTCTTATACCCATATTGGCTTCAATCAGTCCTGTTCTAGTTTTGGTTACGCTGACGGTTTGAACTATAAACTATCTTCATTTCAGGCAGCAATTGGCATTTCCCAATTAGAT
This genomic interval carries:
- a CDS encoding DegT/DnrJ/EryC1/StrS family aminotransferase — protein: MIIDCVYKALRNKSEVENSLKILADADLLSGDSSVVKQYEEKLRKYFKTKHAIAVSSGTAALHASLMNVINPGDEVLVPAICVPMTVSAILQARGIPVFYDCKEGSFIPDISCLTRRLTSSSKVLITVSMWGYRAIDSEIVGFCKENNIVIIEDAAQSAGTYSSLGYEGTVGDIGCFSTHEFKLISTGEGGFVLTNSDSYAEKIRSYTHIGFNQSCSSFGYADGLNYKLSSFQAAIGISQLDNLDLKIKNREKTINVWDSLLLNKCDTIKAMPMPDVIRHNGYSLCCLLDKNQLFSGKYLASKIYLSGINTDTFRYKNTIVSNYPLYNDFYKPPFYYGINEKDFPNAVALVQRMIVFPCHERITEGAIYQAAIEILKVLRSM